The genomic segment TAAACGGCGGTGCTACAGACTTCGCTAACTGGACAGACCTTTTAGTAGATATGAGTGATCAGGAATGGGCTTCTGACACAGATTCAGCTTATGTTGATGAGAGCCAGGGTACAATCGGTTTCCCATATACAACAGAAGCAATCGGTCTTGCTTATAACAAAGACATCCTTGACAAAGCAGGAATTGATCCTTCTACATTAACAGGTCCTGATGCAATCAAAGAAGCATTTGAGACAATTGATTCCAAGAAAGATGAGCTTGGACTGACAGCAGTTGTAGGTTATGGTGCAGAACCAGTTAACCTTTACTGGTCAACAGGTAACCACTTATTTGGAAACTATCTGGATTCAGGTCTTGACAGAGATGACACTACTTATATTGATATGCTCAATGATGGCGGTAAGGTTGACGAAGATCGTTTAACAGATTTTGCTAACTTTGTAGGTCTTCTGAATCAGTATTCAGATCCGGCACTTCTTGTATCCGGTACATATGATCAGCAGATCCTTAACTTCTCATCTGGTAAATATGCATTCGTTACTCAGGGCTCCTGGATCGGTGCAACTATGACAGGTGATGATGCAGATGCTTATAAAGAAGCTGGTAACTTCGAAGTTGGTATGATTCCATACGCATTTGAAGACGGAATTGATACAATCCTTACAAACTCTCCATCCTGGTGGTCAGTATATAAAGATGGTAATGTAGAAGCAGCAGAAGCATTCCTTCAGTGGCTGACAACAGATGAAGCTCAGGAAGTTCTTGTTAAAGAAGCAGGTTTCGTAAGTCCGTTCAAGTCTTGCACAATCGTTGGTGATGATCCATTTGCTCAGACAATCACTGATTATGTATCTTCCGGAAAGACATCTGCTTGGCATTGGCTTGGTATGAAAGAAGGTCTTGCACAGAACTATACAGGTCAGGTATTTGCTGACTATGCATCTGGCAGCCTTGATGAAGCCGGATTTGTTAAGACACTGGAACAGGTTATCCAGGGTGCATATGCAAACTAATAATTGAAACTTAACGGGCGGCGCTTATGTTGCCGCCCACTTTTATTTGCGCTGCATACCTGAGTAAAGGTCCGGCAGACCTTTATCCAGGTACGCAAAAAGTTTAAGACGCATTGATTTTTGCTTTGAAATAAGAAATAGGAAGGATGAAGGCAAAATGAATACAAACAGTGCTAGTAAAAAAGCAATTTCCATGGTATGCCTGATCGCCGGTATTATTTTACTGGCAGCATCATTGATCCAGGATATTTCCGGAAGCGGAGCAGGCTGGAGAGGTCCGGCGCTGATCATCGGTGCAATCGGCATCTTACTGGGAATGTATTTATTCCCGACATTAAAACATCACAGAAGCATCGTTAACTTTATATTTGTATTTCCGTTGTTATTTACATTTGTAGTAACAGTTATTATTCCATTATGCCTTGGTGTATTCTATTCCTTTACAGACTGGAATGGAATCAAGATGACAGGATTTATAGGATTTGCAAACTATAAGGCAATGTTCAGTGAACCAAGTTTCCTCTGGTCACTGATCATCACAATTCTGTTTGTAGTTCTGAATATGGTTCTGGTAAATGTAGTAGCGTTTATGCTGGCCTTACTCTGTACCTCTAAGGTTAAGGGACTCTCATTCTTCAGAGCTTCCTATTTCCTGCCAAACCTGATCGGCGGTATCGTACTTGGTTATGTATGGCAGTTCATATTTAATAACGTACTGATCAAGATGACAAATAATATTTCACTTCTGTCAAAGACAAACACAGCTATGATGGCTATCATCGTTGTTTATATCTGGCAGTATGCAGGTTATATCATGCTGATCTATGTAACAGGTCTGACACAGGTACCTAAAGATGTACTGGAAGCATCTCAGATCGATGGCGCAAATGCTGTTACAACATTATTTAAGATCAAGATTCCGATGATCGCAGCTACAATTACAATCTGTACATTCCTTACCTTAACATCTGCATTCAAACAGTTCGATGTTAACATGGCTCTGACAAATGGTACAGGTTCTGTCACAAGTTTCTTCGGAAACTATCTGACAAACGGTACTCAGATGCTGGCTCTGAATATTTATAATACAGCGATCTCCAAGAACAATTATGCACTTGGTCAGGCGAAAGCTATTCTGTTCTTCATTATCCTGGCTGCTGTATCTATTATTCAGGTCAGAATTTCCAATAAGAAGGAGGTTGAAATGTAATGGTTACGAAGAAAACTCCAAAGGTAGTGCTTACAGCTGTTGCGATTGTTATCGCAGCGTACATATTATCTCCTTTCTATCTGGTACTTATTAATACATTTAAGAATGCAAACGGTATTGTTGCAAATCCTGTAAGCTTTGCAGGTGCAAGCTTTGCACAGTTTAAGACAAATATTTCAAACGTTGTCAACAACTCCAACTTCAGTTTCTGGAGTGCATTCGGAACATCTGCGATCATTACAGTTGTTTCCCTTGTATTACTTGCTTTATTCGGTGGTATGGCTGCATGGGTTATCTGCCGTAACAAGACAAAATGGTCCACAGCTATTTACATGACATTCATCGCATCCATGACAATTCCTTTCCAGGTAGTTATGCTTCCTCTGGTTTCTACATTCCGTGATGTAGGTAAATTCCTTGGAATCAACATGCTTCAGTCTGTTCCTGGTATT from the Blautia wexlerae DSM 19850 genome contains:
- a CDS encoding carbohydrate ABC transporter permease: MVTKKTPKVVLTAVAIVIAAYILSPFYLVLINTFKNANGIVANPVSFAGASFAQFKTNISNVVNNSNFSFWSAFGTSAIITVVSLVLLALFGGMAAWVICRNKTKWSTAIYMTFIASMTIPFQVVMLPLVSTFRDVGKFLGINMLQSVPGIVFAYCGFGGAMTVFILTGFIKGIPYELEEAAAIDGCSPEGTFFRIILPLLKPVIVTVTILNGMWIWNDYLLPSLMLGQNGKVKTLPVAVQAFVGSYVKQWDLILTAALLAMIPMIIVFLLAQKQIMNGMVEGAIK
- a CDS encoding ABC transporter substrate-binding protein codes for the protein MIASMVPAAVSVQAADGDSIRLVNGKIEVDAQLKKLAEMYEKETGTKVEIESIGGGVDIQGTLKGYYQSDNMPDIFVNGGATDFANWTDLLVDMSDQEWASDTDSAYVDESQGTIGFPYTTEAIGLAYNKDILDKAGIDPSTLTGPDAIKEAFETIDSKKDELGLTAVVGYGAEPVNLYWSTGNHLFGNYLDSGLDRDDTTYIDMLNDGGKVDEDRLTDFANFVGLLNQYSDPALLVSGTYDQQILNFSSGKYAFVTQGSWIGATMTGDDADAYKEAGNFEVGMIPYAFEDGIDTILTNSPSWWSVYKDGNVEAAEAFLQWLTTDEAQEVLVKEAGFVSPFKSCTIVGDDPFAQTITDYVSSGKTSAWHWLGMKEGLAQNYTGQVFADYASGSLDEAGFVKTLEQVIQGAYAN
- a CDS encoding carbohydrate ABC transporter permease, with the protein product MNTNSASKKAISMVCLIAGIILLAASLIQDISGSGAGWRGPALIIGAIGILLGMYLFPTLKHHRSIVNFIFVFPLLFTFVVTVIIPLCLGVFYSFTDWNGIKMTGFIGFANYKAMFSEPSFLWSLIITILFVVLNMVLVNVVAFMLALLCTSKVKGLSFFRASYFLPNLIGGIVLGYVWQFIFNNVLIKMTNNISLLSKTNTAMMAIIVVYIWQYAGYIMLIYVTGLTQVPKDVLEASQIDGANAVTTLFKIKIPMIAATITICTFLTLTSAFKQFDVNMALTNGTGSVTSFFGNYLTNGTQMLALNIYNTAISKNNYALGQAKAILFFIILAAVSIIQVRISNKKEVEM